In the genome of Calliopsis andreniformis isolate RMS-2024a chromosome 10, iyCalAndr_principal, whole genome shotgun sequence, one region contains:
- the P120ctn gene encoding adherens junction protein p120 isoform X6, which produces MPQYTGQSDADYHGSNGQADTHSLHSSHLSVQEDPLLIRAHKQQSTQQVTSVSKVVREVSHMEPDPGAVSYMSVPLMSQDYQHADPQYPADAYMVGYEHYGAYLGYPPQPGYPGPHGIYMPRSHSPHSPHSPSEHSRASPPHEYLRKAAPYVDGGYNDIDSGLNPALQDHYRITPSPGGPGDQYDESKVAYGYVSPSPYGPVGYGPAVGVGPVAVPSDMPGYDEGHPVPLTSGVLPGMFEDEVHLQRLQSRHPVVPGMASPLDDDQKSTRWRDPNLSEVIGFLSNPNNIIKANAAAYLQHLCYMDDPNKQKTRSLGGIPPLVQLLDHDNPDVYRNACGALRNLSYGRQNDENKRAIKNAGGVPALINLLRRTSDADVKELVTGVLWNLSSCEDLKKSIIDDGVTMVVNNIIIPHSGWDPSSSSGETCWSTVFRNASGVLRNVSSAGEYARKKLRECEGLVDALLYVVRSAIEKSNIGNKIVENCVCILRNLSYRCQEVEDPNYDKHPIQSTVQNRVAAPAKAYSLCQGENLGCFGGSKKKKDGQPVQKETTASRTTSPRTEPVRGMELLWQPEVVQSYLKLLQTCSNPETLEAAAGALQNLAACYWQPSIEIRAAVRKEKGLPILVELLRMEVDRVVCAVATALRNLAIDQRNKELIGKYAMRDLIQKLPSGNNQHDQGTSDDTIAAVLATLNEVIKKNAEFSRSLLDAGGVDRLMNITRQRQKYTPRVLKFAGQVLFTMWQHQELRDVYKKHGWKEQDFVTKTVAARNSGPNSPNNANSYDCSTLNRPMASQGSTRYEDRTIQRANMNSNNVGRPTIYQSQPKPGEPLYAQVNLEKKKKRQYELGVGQGQGQGPVGPGVGAGAPAGGQWVADGVGVPDGSAATSTVNVPPNSTAASAGDSWV; this is translated from the exons ATGCCGCAGTACAC CGGACAGAGTGATGCAGATTACCACGGAAGTAACGGCCAGGCGGACACCCACTCGTTGCATTCGTCCCATCTGTCTGTGCAAGAGGATCCATTACTCATCCGGGCGCATAAGCAGCAGTCTACTCAGCAA GTGACGAGCGTGTCCAAGGTGGTCCGCGAGGTGTCACACATGGAGCCCGATCCAGGTGCGGTGAGCTACATGTCAGTGCCGTTGATGTCCCAGGACTACCAGCATGCGGACCCACAGTACCCTGCAGACGCTTACATGGTCGGTTACGAGCATTATGGGGCGTACTTGGGCTATCCACCGCAGCCTGGCTACCCAGGTCCTCATGGAATTTACATGCCACGTTCACATTCCCCCCACAGTCCTCACAGCCCCTCGGAGCACAGTCGTGCCTCACCTCCTCATG AATACCTGCGCAAGGCGGCGCCATACGTGGATGGTGGCTACAACGACATCGACTCAGGTCTGAATCCCGCTCTGCAGGATCACTATCGTATCACTCCTAGTCCCGGAGGTCCAGGGGATCAATATG ATGAGAGCAAAGTGGCCTATGGTTACGTGTCTCCGTCCCCCTATGGGCCCGTTGGCTATGGCCCCGCCGTAGGAGTGGGTCCTGTCGCGGTTCCCAGCGACATGCCAGGCTACGACGAGGGTCATCCTGTCCCCCTGACCTCAGGAGTCCTACCAGGGATGTTCGAAGACGAGGTGCATCTCCAGCGACTACAGTCTCGGCACCCTGTAGTACCTGGCATGGCTAGCCCATTGGACGACGACCAGAAGTCGACGCGATGGAGGGACCCGAACCTGTCCGAGGTGATCGGTTTCCTGAGCAACCCGAACAACATCATCAAGGCGAACGCTGCCGCGTATCTGCAGCACCTTTGCTACATGGACGACCCTAATAAGCAGAAGACGCGGAGCCTGGGTGGCATACCTCCACTGGTGCAGCTGCTGGATCACGATAATCCTGATGTGTATAGAAACGCCTGTGGCGCGCTGAGGAACTTGTCCTATGGGAGGCAGAACGATGAGAATAAGAGGGCTATAAAGAATGCTGGAGGAGTGCCTGCGCTGATCAATTTGTTGCGTAGGACGTCTGACGCGGATGTGAAGGAGCTGGTCACTGGGGTGCTGTGGAACCTATCTTCCTGCGAG GACCTGAAGAAGTCCATCATCGACGACGGCGTGACGATGGTGGTGAACAATATAATCATTCCCCACAGTGGCTGGGATCCCAGTTCTTCCAGCGGCGAGACCTGTTGGTCGACCGTGTTCAGGAACGCTTCTGGCGTCCTCAGAAACGTGTCCAGCGCTGGGGAGTATGCGAGGAAGAAATTGCGCGAATGCGAGGGCCTGGTCGATGCCCTGCTGTACGTCGTGCGGTCAGCCATCGAGAAGTCCAATATCGGCAACAAAATCGTGGAGAATTGCGTGTGCATCCTGAGAAATCTGAGCTATCGGTGTCAGGAGGTCGAGGATCCGAACTACGACAAGCATCCGATTCAGTCCACGGTGCAGAACAGGGTGGCGGCGCCTGCTAAAG CGTACAGTTTATGTCAAG GTGAGAATCTGGGTTGCTTCGGTGGCAGTAAGAAGAAGAAAGATGGCCAGCCAGTGCAGAAGGAGACCACAGCCTCTCGTACAACCAGTCCCAGGACAGAGCCTGTCAGAGGCATGGAGCTGTTGTGGCAACCAGAAGTGGTTCAATCCTATCTCAAGCTTTTGCAGACTTGCTCAAACCCAGAGACACTGGAAGCAGCTGCTGGGGCTTTGCAAAACCTTGCGGCTTGCTATTGGCAGCCTAGTATTGAAATACGTGCAGCTGTGAGGAAGGAGAAAGGACTACCAATCTTAGTAGAACTGTTACGAATGGAG GTTGATCGTGTGGTTTGTGCTGTAGCCACAGCGCTGAGGAACCTCGCAATAGACCAGCGTAATAAGGAATTAATAGGCAAATATGCAATGCGCGACCTCATCCAAAAGTTACCTTCAGGAAACAACCAGCACGATCAGGGGACAAGTGATGACACGATCGCCGCGGTTCTAGCCACTTTAAATGAAGTTATCAAGAAAAATGCTGAGTTCTCGCGCTCACTGCTGGACGCTGGAGGCGTGGACAGACTAATGAACATTACtaggcaacgtcagaagtacACGCCACGTGTTCTTAAATTTGCAG GACAAGTCTTGTTTACAATGTGGCAGCATCAAGAGCTAAGGGACGTTTACAAGAAGCATGGATGGAAGGAGCAGGATTTTGTCACGAAAACGGTGGCAGCGCGGAATTCAGGGCCTAATTCACCCAACAATGCAAACAG TTATGATTGCAGCACTCTGAACCGGCCAATGGCAAGTCAAGGAAGCACCAGATACGAAGATAGAACAATTCAGAGAGCAAATATGAATTCTAATAATGTTGGTCGGCCCACTATATATCAGTCT
- the P120ctn gene encoding adherens junction protein p120 isoform X1 gives MSNNQLVDSCLLVNRRIEKRQEHSITRTEITQRRVLQEKGPDMPQYTGQSDADYHGSNGQADTHSLHSSHLSVQEDPLLIRAHKQQSTQQVTSVSKVVREVSHMEPDPGAVSYMSVPLMSQDYQHADPQYPADAYMVGYEHYGAYLGYPPQPGYPGPHGIYMPRSHSPHSPHSPSEHSRASPPHEYLRKAAPYVDGGYNDIDSGLNPALQDHYRITPSPGGPGDQYDESKVAYGYVSPSPYGPVGYGPAVGVGPVAVPSDMPGYDEGHPVPLTSGVLPGMFEDEVHLQRLQSRHPVVPGMASPLDDDQKSTRWRDPNLSEVIGFLSNPNNIIKANAAAYLQHLCYMDDPNKQKTRSLGGIPPLVQLLDHDNPDVYRNACGALRNLSYGRQNDENKRAIKNAGGVPALINLLRRTSDADVKELVTGVLWNLSSCEDLKKSIIDDGVTMVVNNIIIPHSGWDPSSSSGETCWSTVFRNASGVLRNVSSAGEYARKKLRECEGLVDALLYVVRSAIEKSNIGNKIVENCVCILRNLSYRCQEVEDPNYDKHPIQSTVQNRVAAPAKAYSLCQGENLGCFGGSKKKKDGQPVQKETTASRTTSPRTEPVRGMELLWQPEVVQSYLKLLQTCSNPETLEAAAGALQNLAACYWQPSIEIRAAVRKEKGLPILVELLRMEVDRVVCAVATALRNLAIDQRNKELIGKYAMRDLIQKLPSGNNQHDQGTSDDTIAAVLATLNEVIKKNAEFSRSLLDAGGVDRLMNITRQRQKYTPRVLKFAGQVLFTMWQHQELRDVYKKHGWKEQDFVTKTVAARNSGPNSPNNANSYDCSTLNRPMASQGSTRYEDRTIQRANMNSNNVGRPTIYQSQPKPGEPLYAQVNLEKKKKRQYELGVGQGQGQGPVGPGVGAGAPAGGQWVADGVGVPDGSAATSTVNVPPNSTAASAGDSWV, from the exons ATGTCAAATAATCAGCTGGTTGACTCCTGTCT GCTGGTGAATCGTCGGATCGAGAAGAGACAGGAGCACAGCATTACGCGCACTGAGATCACGCAGAG ACGCGTTCTCCAGGAAAAAGGTCCCGACATGCCGCAGTACAC CGGACAGAGTGATGCAGATTACCACGGAAGTAACGGCCAGGCGGACACCCACTCGTTGCATTCGTCCCATCTGTCTGTGCAAGAGGATCCATTACTCATCCGGGCGCATAAGCAGCAGTCTACTCAGCAA GTGACGAGCGTGTCCAAGGTGGTCCGCGAGGTGTCACACATGGAGCCCGATCCAGGTGCGGTGAGCTACATGTCAGTGCCGTTGATGTCCCAGGACTACCAGCATGCGGACCCACAGTACCCTGCAGACGCTTACATGGTCGGTTACGAGCATTATGGGGCGTACTTGGGCTATCCACCGCAGCCTGGCTACCCAGGTCCTCATGGAATTTACATGCCACGTTCACATTCCCCCCACAGTCCTCACAGCCCCTCGGAGCACAGTCGTGCCTCACCTCCTCATG AATACCTGCGCAAGGCGGCGCCATACGTGGATGGTGGCTACAACGACATCGACTCAGGTCTGAATCCCGCTCTGCAGGATCACTATCGTATCACTCCTAGTCCCGGAGGTCCAGGGGATCAATATG ATGAGAGCAAAGTGGCCTATGGTTACGTGTCTCCGTCCCCCTATGGGCCCGTTGGCTATGGCCCCGCCGTAGGAGTGGGTCCTGTCGCGGTTCCCAGCGACATGCCAGGCTACGACGAGGGTCATCCTGTCCCCCTGACCTCAGGAGTCCTACCAGGGATGTTCGAAGACGAGGTGCATCTCCAGCGACTACAGTCTCGGCACCCTGTAGTACCTGGCATGGCTAGCCCATTGGACGACGACCAGAAGTCGACGCGATGGAGGGACCCGAACCTGTCCGAGGTGATCGGTTTCCTGAGCAACCCGAACAACATCATCAAGGCGAACGCTGCCGCGTATCTGCAGCACCTTTGCTACATGGACGACCCTAATAAGCAGAAGACGCGGAGCCTGGGTGGCATACCTCCACTGGTGCAGCTGCTGGATCACGATAATCCTGATGTGTATAGAAACGCCTGTGGCGCGCTGAGGAACTTGTCCTATGGGAGGCAGAACGATGAGAATAAGAGGGCTATAAAGAATGCTGGAGGAGTGCCTGCGCTGATCAATTTGTTGCGTAGGACGTCTGACGCGGATGTGAAGGAGCTGGTCACTGGGGTGCTGTGGAACCTATCTTCCTGCGAG GACCTGAAGAAGTCCATCATCGACGACGGCGTGACGATGGTGGTGAACAATATAATCATTCCCCACAGTGGCTGGGATCCCAGTTCTTCCAGCGGCGAGACCTGTTGGTCGACCGTGTTCAGGAACGCTTCTGGCGTCCTCAGAAACGTGTCCAGCGCTGGGGAGTATGCGAGGAAGAAATTGCGCGAATGCGAGGGCCTGGTCGATGCCCTGCTGTACGTCGTGCGGTCAGCCATCGAGAAGTCCAATATCGGCAACAAAATCGTGGAGAATTGCGTGTGCATCCTGAGAAATCTGAGCTATCGGTGTCAGGAGGTCGAGGATCCGAACTACGACAAGCATCCGATTCAGTCCACGGTGCAGAACAGGGTGGCGGCGCCTGCTAAAG CGTACAGTTTATGTCAAG GTGAGAATCTGGGTTGCTTCGGTGGCAGTAAGAAGAAGAAAGATGGCCAGCCAGTGCAGAAGGAGACCACAGCCTCTCGTACAACCAGTCCCAGGACAGAGCCTGTCAGAGGCATGGAGCTGTTGTGGCAACCAGAAGTGGTTCAATCCTATCTCAAGCTTTTGCAGACTTGCTCAAACCCAGAGACACTGGAAGCAGCTGCTGGGGCTTTGCAAAACCTTGCGGCTTGCTATTGGCAGCCTAGTATTGAAATACGTGCAGCTGTGAGGAAGGAGAAAGGACTACCAATCTTAGTAGAACTGTTACGAATGGAG GTTGATCGTGTGGTTTGTGCTGTAGCCACAGCGCTGAGGAACCTCGCAATAGACCAGCGTAATAAGGAATTAATAGGCAAATATGCAATGCGCGACCTCATCCAAAAGTTACCTTCAGGAAACAACCAGCACGATCAGGGGACAAGTGATGACACGATCGCCGCGGTTCTAGCCACTTTAAATGAAGTTATCAAGAAAAATGCTGAGTTCTCGCGCTCACTGCTGGACGCTGGAGGCGTGGACAGACTAATGAACATTACtaggcaacgtcagaagtacACGCCACGTGTTCTTAAATTTGCAG GACAAGTCTTGTTTACAATGTGGCAGCATCAAGAGCTAAGGGACGTTTACAAGAAGCATGGATGGAAGGAGCAGGATTTTGTCACGAAAACGGTGGCAGCGCGGAATTCAGGGCCTAATTCACCCAACAATGCAAACAG TTATGATTGCAGCACTCTGAACCGGCCAATGGCAAGTCAAGGAAGCACCAGATACGAAGATAGAACAATTCAGAGAGCAAATATGAATTCTAATAATGTTGGTCGGCCCACTATATATCAGTCT